In a single window of the Thermodesulfobacteriota bacterium genome:
- the rfbF gene encoding glucose-1-phosphate cytidylyltransferase: MKVVILAGGYGTRLSEETEVLPKPMIEVGGRPLLWHLMKIFSAQGHDDFIIALGYKGEVIKRYFMQYPQTEADLLVDLAAGTCTATCPCAERWRIELKDTGAHTMTGGRLKRLAGRLTSTFFFTYGDGLSNVNLAELLAFHRSHGGLATITAVSPPYRFGMLHLEGSRVVAFSEKPAGADHIINGGFFVLEPEVLDYIDGDDTSWELAPCQRLAAAGQLFAFRHHGYWQCVDTLHELRTLRNTWNAGHAPWKLWD, from the coding sequence ATGAAGGTGGTGATTCTCGCCGGCGGCTACGGCACCAGGCTGTCGGAGGAGACCGAGGTGCTGCCCAAGCCCATGATCGAGGTGGGGGGCCGGCCCCTCTTGTGGCATCTCATGAAGATCTTTTCCGCCCAGGGCCATGACGATTTCATCATCGCCCTGGGCTACAAGGGCGAGGTGATCAAGCGCTATTTCATGCAGTACCCCCAGACCGAGGCCGATCTCCTGGTGGACCTGGCGGCGGGCACCTGCACCGCCACCTGCCCCTGTGCCGAGCGGTGGCGGATCGAGCTCAAGGACACCGGGGCCCACACCATGACCGGTGGCCGGTTGAAGCGCCTGGCCGGCCGGCTCACCAGCACCTTCTTCTTCACCTACGGCGACGGCCTGTCCAACGTCAACCTGGCGGAGCTCTTGGCCTTCCACCGCAGCCACGGGGGACTCGCCACCATCACCGCGGTCAGCCCCCCTTACCGGTTCGGCATGCTGCACCTGGAAGGCTCGCGGGTGGTGGCCTTCAGCGAAAAGCCGGCCGGCGCCGACCACATCATCAACGGCGGCTTCTTCGTCCTGGAGCCAGAGGTTTTGGACTACATCGACGGCGACGACACATCCTGGGAGCTGGCCCCCTGCCAGCGCCTGGCGGCGGCCGGCCAGCTCTTTGCCTTCCGCCACCACGGCTACTGGCAGTGTGTGGACACCCTGCACGAGCTGCGAACCTTGCGCAACACCTGGAACGCCGGCCACGCGCCATGGAAGCTCTGGGACTAG
- a CDS encoding CmcI family methyltransferase produces HGRVIGIDIDIRPHNRAAIEQSPLSRRITMLEGSSIDPAIARTVHSLVGTGQRVLVCLDSNHTHDHVLRELEIYSPLVSPGSYCVVFDTGIEDLPAELFLDRPWGPGNNPKTAVREFLRSTDRFVIDKGIEDRLLITAAPDGYLRCVAAAGQEAGR; encoded by the coding sequence GCCACGGCCGGGTCATCGGCATCGACATCGACATCCGGCCCCACAACCGGGCGGCCATCGAACAGAGCCCCCTTTCCCGCCGCATCACCATGCTGGAGGGCTCGAGCATCGACCCGGCCATCGCCCGGACGGTCCACTCCCTGGTCGGCACCGGCCAGAGGGTCCTGGTCTGCCTCGACTCCAACCACACCCACGACCACGTGCTTCGGGAGCTTGAGATCTACTCGCCGCTGGTCTCGCCGGGCAGCTACTGCGTGGTCTTCGATACCGGCATCGAGGATCTGCCGGCAGAGCTGTTCCTGGACCGGCCCTGGGGCCCGGGCAACAACCCCAAGACCGCGGTCCGGGAGTTTTTGCGGAGCACGGACCGGTTCGTGATCGACAAGGGGATCGAGGACCGGCTGCTGATCACCGCCGCGCCGGACGGCTACCTGCGCTGCGTGGCGGCTGCCGGCCAGGAGGCGGGCCGATGA